In Oscillatoria acuminata PCC 6304, a single window of DNA contains:
- a CDS encoding tetratricopeptide repeat-containing S1 family peptidase, which translates to MGTATVAAISVIVPAGVQAKSATEIFQIAQQTSVQINADLGGALGGSGVIIDKKGTVYTVLTAHHVACLLNCRPNINYTVRTADGRDYPVTQVRSLQKNPTDPDLAVVTFESSTSYPVATLGDSRSIGPGSPIYVFGYPAFDGDRVGTQRDPEFSSGMVTSRPTNRPQGYNLRYDAVTKGGMSGGPVFDSEGRVIGIHGQGDIEGQLESATGGSVSIKTGFNAAIPIETFVAIGSQVGVSSSNLQVDDTPTQDQPTDLNNPRTARDYNLRGLMRLEEGDVSRAMADFTQALELHPDRDEAHHAYFNRGNARIRTRDYPGAIADWSEAITRNPNDSRPYYNRGLAHYLVGDRQGAIADTTEAIQRDPGNEKAYLVRGDAKASLGDEMGALADYDRAIEINPNYPIAYNNRATIRVNHRDRPGALEDLRRAAPLFQAEGKMRQYHTVMDNIRLLEHALSQQQTQQRTQPSPNPPTPTGDPNLAKLQEWGLNPVTCGDRVVSILMEGQEYCTQPSDWLSIGQYRYLPAEDRLEPISGPSNLDNPNPNPNPSVDDGGL; encoded by the coding sequence ATGGGAACTGCAACCGTGGCGGCCATCTCTGTGATAGTCCCGGCAGGGGTCCAAGCCAAAAGTGCCACAGAAATTTTCCAAATTGCCCAACAAACCTCAGTGCAAATTAACGCCGATTTGGGGGGGGCCTTGGGTGGATCTGGGGTGATCATCGACAAAAAAGGGACGGTTTATACGGTCCTGACGGCGCACCATGTGGCCTGTCTGCTCAATTGTCGCCCCAATATTAATTATACGGTTCGCACTGCTGACGGCAGAGACTATCCCGTGACCCAGGTGCGATCGCTGCAAAAAAACCCCACGGACCCGGATTTGGCCGTGGTCACTTTTGAAAGCAGTACCTCCTATCCAGTCGCGACTTTGGGGGATTCTCGGTCAATCGGTCCGGGTTCCCCAATTTATGTGTTTGGGTATCCCGCTTTTGATGGCGATCGCGTCGGCACTCAACGGGACCCAGAATTTTCCTCGGGAATGGTGACCAGTCGTCCCACCAACCGTCCTCAAGGATATAATCTGCGCTACGATGCCGTCACCAAAGGCGGCATGAGTGGCGGTCCGGTGTTTGATAGTGAAGGTCGAGTGATTGGCATTCACGGTCAAGGAGATATTGAGGGTCAACTGGAAAGCGCCACGGGAGGTTCAGTCTCGATTAAAACGGGATTTAATGCGGCGATTCCCATTGAAACTTTTGTGGCGATCGGGTCGCAAGTGGGGGTCAGTTCCTCAAACTTGCAGGTGGATGATACCCCAACCCAAGACCAACCCACTGATTTGAATAATCCCCGGACTGCTAGAGATTACAATCTCCGAGGACTGATGCGGTTAGAGGAGGGAGATGTGAGTCGAGCGATGGCGGATTTTACCCAGGCCCTGGAGCTACACCCGGATCGGGACGAAGCGCATCATGCCTATTTTAACCGGGGAAATGCCCGCATCCGTACTAGAGACTATCCCGGGGCGATCGCTGACTGGAGTGAAGCAATCACCCGCAATCCAAATGATTCGCGACCCTATTACAATCGCGGTCTGGCGCATTATCTCGTCGGGGACCGCCAAGGGGCGATCGCCGATACTACTGAGGCAATCCAACGGGATCCCGGGAATGAAAAAGCCTATTTAGTTCGCGGGGATGCCAAGGCATCCCTGGGGGATGAAATGGGGGCATTGGCGGATTATGACCGGGCGATCGAGATTAATCCCAACTATCCCATAGCTTATAATAACCGCGCCACCATCCGGGTCAATCACCGCGATCGGCCCGGTGCATTGGAGGACCTGCGTCGGGCCGCACCCCTGTTCCAAGCGGAGGGTAAAATGAGGCAATACCACACGGTGATGGACAATATCCGCCTCCTAGAACACGCGCTTTCTCAGCAACAGACTCAACAACGGACTCAACCGAGTCCCAATCCCCCGACGCCGACTGGAGACCCCAATCTCGCGAAACTCCAAGAATGGGGATTGAATCCCGTAACCTGTGGCGATCGGGTGGTGTCAATTTTGATGGAGGGTCAGGAATATTGCACTCAACCCAGCGATTGGCTCAGTATTGGACAATATAGGTATCTTCCTGCTGAAGACCGTTTAGAACCGATATCGGGCCCGTCTAATCTGGACAATCCCAATCCTAACCCGAATCCCTCTGTCGATGACGGAGGTTTATAA
- a CDS encoding GntR family transcriptional regulator — protein MLQFHIKTESEIPASTQLFNQIRFAIASRQIPPGEKLPSTRALAIQTGLHRNTISKVYRQLEELGLVDSQAGSGIYVRDENQERVVRMTSPLFQKYPDAYKTVKRSLDELLQQGCSLNQARELFLTEIDWRLRCSARVLVTAPTHDIGAGQLMAHEIEQELKIPVQLVPLEDLSKALEQTPTGTVVTSRYFFNKAEEVAGPKSVRVIPIDTYDYMEEMELVKTLPKNSYFGIVCLSLGIMRVAEVIIHSLRGEDVLVMTSQPDDAYKVNAVVRTAHTIICDQPSYNKVRGAIHAAREEMIRAPRVFKTENYIGVDSLNMLKRELGFE, from the coding sequence ATGCTTCAGTTTCATATCAAGACCGAAAGCGAAATCCCTGCATCCACTCAGTTGTTTAATCAAATCCGCTTCGCGATCGCCTCTCGACAAATTCCCCCCGGGGAAAAACTGCCGAGTACCCGCGCTTTAGCGATTCAAACGGGTCTGCACCGCAATACCATCTCTAAAGTTTACCGTCAACTCGAAGAACTCGGACTGGTAGACTCTCAAGCGGGTTCGGGCATTTACGTTCGCGATGAAAACCAAGAACGAGTGGTCCGGATGACCTCTCCCCTGTTTCAAAAATATCCCGATGCCTATAAAACGGTGAAACGGAGTTTAGATGAATTGCTGCAACAGGGATGTTCTCTCAATCAAGCGCGGGAACTATTTTTAACCGAAATTGATTGGCGCTTGCGATGCAGTGCTCGGGTATTAGTCACCGCGCCAACTCACGATATTGGTGCAGGGCAATTAATGGCCCATGAAATCGAACAAGAACTCAAAATTCCCGTGCAGTTAGTTCCCCTGGAAGACCTCTCAAAGGCACTGGAACAGACTCCTACAGGAACCGTAGTCACGAGTCGCTATTTTTTCAATAAGGCAGAAGAAGTTGCCGGTCCAAAATCAGTCCGGGTGATTCCAATTGATACTTATGACTATATGGAAGAGATGGAATTAGTCAAAACTTTACCCAAAAATAGTTATTTTGGGATTGTTTGTTTGAGTTTAGGAATTATGCGGGTTGCGGAAGTGATTATCCACAGTTTGCGCGGGGAAGATGTCCTGGTAATGACCAGTCAACCCGATGATGCCTATAAGGTGAATGCGGTGGTCCGGACTGCTCATACGATTATCTGTGATCAGCCGAGTTACAATAAAGTCCGAGGGGCCATCCATGCGGCGCGAGAGGAAATGATTCGCGCCCCTCGGGTGTTTAAGACGGAGAATTATATTGGGGTGGACTCCCTGAATATGCTCAAACGGGAATTGGGGTTTGAGTAA